In the Candidatus Methylomirabilota bacterium genome, one interval contains:
- a CDS encoding GYD domain-containing protein has protein sequence MASYSILSRVSPEAFRDPKEFKQLAATVSAKIKSECPGVTWKQSFATLGRFDAVDILESDDLKQVEKAAMMIRAYGHSTTETLVATPWKEFVAML, from the coding sequence ATGGCAAGCTATAGCATCCTGAGTCGGGTTTCCCCTGAAGCGTTCCGAGATCCCAAAGAGTTTAAGCAATTAGCCGCTACCGTGTCGGCCAAAATTAAGAGTGAATGCCCTGGGGTGACCTGGAAGCAGAGTTTTGCCACCTTGGGCCGCTTCGATGCCGTGGATATTCTCGAGTCGGATGATCTCAAGCAAGTTGAAAAGGCGGCCATGATGATCCGTGCCTACGGACATTCAACCACCGAGACGTTAGTGGCGACCCCCTGGAAAGAATTCGTTGCCATGCTGTAG
- a CDS encoding thioesterase — MEGLKVGLAYEERMVVEPGETASLLFAEFPEVLTTASLVSFVQAAAAKAVAPYLKSGQVTAGTKITLEQLASTPVGMEIKASVRLDWMEGRRIGFVFEVSDEFEKVCKGTHERYIMDIDWFRKKVLDKLRLKKGD; from the coding sequence ATGGAAGGACTTAAAGTGGGATTGGCCTATGAGGAACGGATGGTTGTTGAGCCGGGGGAGACCGCTTCGCTCCTCTTTGCCGAGTTCCCCGAGGTATTAACAACCGCCTCCCTCGTGTCTTTCGTCCAGGCTGCCGCGGCCAAGGCAGTCGCTCCCTATTTGAAGTCAGGTCAGGTCACCGCGGGGACGAAGATCACACTCGAACAGCTCGCCTCCACCCCCGTGGGGATGGAGATCAAAGCCTCGGTCCGGTTGGACTGGATGGAGGGGCGGCGGATCGGGTTCGTATTCGAGGTCTCCGACGAATTCGAGAAAGTCTGTAAAGGGACCCACGAACGCTACATTATGGATATCGATTGGTTCAGGAAGAAGGTGCTGGACAAGCTGCGGCTGAAAAAGGGCGATTGA